CAGGTTGAATTTTTTTTATCAGTTTTTGTCTCGCAGAATACAATCTGCTTTTTACGAGAGTAGTATCAATTTCGCAGATCGAAGCAATTTCCTCATAAGAGAGATCGCTGTACTCTTTTAACAGAAATACTTCCTTTTGGTCATCGGGGAGTAGATTTATCTGCGTCATCAAAGCTTCCCTCAGTTCATTTTTTATGAATTCAGTCTCTGCATTTCCACCCGATTTCAGATTTAATTCAGAAACATCGTCAGAAACATGTTTCTCTGAAAATCTCTTTTTTGTCCTGAAATGGGTGTATATCTCATTTCTTGCAGATTTGTAAAGCCAAAAAACAACACTCGAACTGTTCCTGATGTTTCCCATGTTTCGAAAGAAACGGAGAAAAACAGTTTGAACAATATCCTCCGATGTCATCCGGTCGCCGGTCATGCGGAGAACAAAATTGAAAAGTTTCTTTTTATATCTGTTATAACAGATTGTGAAGTCGAGTGTGCTGTCCATAAAAAATAAATTTCTTTACTATGAAGATGCTGAAAAACCGTAAAAGTTGGTACAATTATTAAAAAAAATGTCAAATTCCATATAATTTGTAATATTTTTCGAATGTTTTTTATTTTTAATCCGGCAAAAAAATGAAAAAATTAACATTGGTTCTTGCGTCATGCCTTCTCCTCTTCGCTTCAACGGCCTTTCCCCAGGAAAACACGAAGCAGCATTTTATCTACACAGGAATCGGAACTCTTAGCGCACCTGAAATTGTGAGCAAGTTCGTTGATGTGTGGCTTGTTGCACTAACAGCCGGATACTCGGGAAGCGATACCCGTTCCGCAGTGCCGGCTGTTTCACTCGGCTATCAATTCTATCAAAACGACCGGTATTCCTTTGGGGGCTCAATTACATACGAAAAGCTGGTTAAAGATGTTGCCTACGGTGCGCGAAATGCCGGAAAGATAGAAGCTGTCATTGCTTCACCGATGCTTGAAATTCGATATGAGTACGCGAGCTCTGAATCGTTTGGTGCTTATCTTGGTTTGGGAGTTGGAGCCGCTTTTATCAGTTCAGAGAGCAATTACGACGGAAAGAACGAGTCAGTTAGCAAAACCATTCTGGCTGCGCAGTTCGAGCCGGTCGGATTGCGGTTTGGCAAAAAGTTTATGGTGCATGCCGGGCTCGGTTTTGGAATGAAAGGTCTTCTTACCTGCAGCATCGGCTACAAATTTTAGAATTTAACAGACTGTATGAAATTGAAATACATCATCTTCCTCCTGGTTTTGATTACACCCCTGTATTCGCAGACAGTATCTGATGCCGACAGTCTGTTGCGGTTGGTCAAGGAAACTTCTGACGATAAGTTATTGGATAAATATGAAGAGCAGCTCATAGGTCTGCTATATTCTTCCGAGTTCACAGCAGCCGAGAGTTTGAGTAAAAAACTTGTGGCTGAAGCCCAAAAAACCGGAAATACCCGGTTTGAAGCAAAGGCACTTGTCCATTCCTACAGATTCAACAGTTTTGATGTGAAAATAAAAATGTTGAACCGGGCAGAGATGCTTGCAAGGTCGATCGATGACAACCCCCTCCTGGCACATGTTTACATGTTTAAGGCGATCTCCTTTCGGGACAACTCGATGGCAGATTCAGCAATGGCTTATGCACTTGCGGCAAAAGATATCTATGAAAATGAGGGTAAAACGAGTGATCTGATGGCAAATCTCCAGTTAATTGCTGACATGCACTACTATTCGGGAGAGCTTGAGGAAGCTGAGAAACTTTACAATCAGATAATGGAGGAGACTCCCGATATAAAAGGGAGTTTTAACTACAGAATAATTCAGAACAATCTTGGTTTGGTGAAGATGAGGCAGGGGAAATACAGGGAAGCACTTCAATATTTTGAAAATTCCATCAATCAGCTTAAAAATATAAAAGCCGTTTATTCAGATTCTGCAGGACTTGCTTACATCTACCGGAAAATGACTGAAACATCAATCCTGATGGGTGATTTTGCTTCGGCTGAGAAGTTTTTCGAGACAGGTACTGCCTTCGCGGAACGGTTTAAGCAGGAAAGTGACCTTACTGGATATTATATCAGCAAGGCACTGATTCTGAATCATCGAAATAACTACGACTCATCTTTGGTTTACCTGAAAAAAGCCGAAGAACTCGAAAGAAAATACCCCGACCTGAAGTTTAAAATCGACCTCTATAGAGCGTTTTATGAAACTTACTCGGCTCAAGGGAATTTTAAGGAAGCAAATTCATACCTGTTACTTTACAGTAAAACAAACAAAACTGCCGACTCCCTCTACAACCGCGCCAAACTAATGCACCTTTACGCGCAGCACAACTACAATTCTGCAATTAAACAGATTGAGGGATTCAGACGGGAAAAGATGCTCTATCTGTCGCTGATCGCTGTGATGCTGGCTTCCATTTTTGTCGTCCTGTTCTATTTCAGAAGATTGCGTGAGTCAAACAAACGGCTCGTGGAAAAGAATCTTCAACTCGCATTTGCAGATGTGCCGGAATTGCTGCTTCGTGAACATACAATTTTAGAAAATGAACCAACTGATTTTGGACTTGAGCCTGACAAAAGAACCAAAGATGTCGATGAGTCGACTATTGATAAGATTGTTGCTGATCTTGACATGCTGATAACCGGTGAAAAGGTGTATCTAAATCCTGACCTTACAGTCTCTGATCTGGCAGAAAAATTAAATACCAACAGAACCTACCTCTCCAAAGCAATCCAGAAAAGGTTTAACAAAAACTACCTCGATTTCATCAACAGTTACAGGATTGCAGAAGCCATCAAAATACTTGCCTCCGATTCGGGTAGAAATCTAAGCATCGACGGAATCGCCGGCATGAGCGGATTCAACAACCGGGTAACCTTCTCAAAAGTCTTCAAAGACGCCACCGGAATGTCACCATCGGCATTTCTGAAAAACATGTAAATAGAATAGAGGCTGCCCCTTTCGAGACAGCCTCTTTATTTTGAGCCTTACAGATTTGAATTTTGTACCAGCCCTTGGGCGGCATATGAGAAAATCCGGTGACCAACCTTGAAAGAGCCCTTGTGGCGACATGTGGGTAGAAAATCCGGTGACCAACCTTAAAGAGCCCTTGTGGCGACATATGGGTAGAAAATCCGGTAACCAACCTTGAAAGAGCCCTTGTGGCGACATATGGGTAAAAATCCACTTCCGATCCGAAAAACCATGGGATAACGAAAGATTATTAAAATTTTAAAGTGTTGTGATTCTATCCATATGTCGCCCTGAGGGCTTACTTGGGGTTGGTTGCTATATTCTATCCATATGTCGCCCTGAGGGCTTACTTGGGGTTGGTTGCTATATTCTATCCATATGTCGCCCTGAGGGCTTACTTGGGGTTGGTTGCTATATTCTATCCATATTTCACCCTGAGGGCTTACTTGGGGTTGGTTGCTATATTCTATCCATATGTCGCCCTGAGGGCTGGAATAAAATCATTTTTGAGGGCAGGTAAATAAAAAAGCCCCGCCATTTCTGACGGGGCTCAAATATTTCAGCATCCAGGATTAAACTACCAGCTAATAGCTCATAGTTCATACCTTATAGCTAAACACTTATTTCATCAACATCATCTTCTTGACAGATGAATATTTTCCTGCTTCAATTTTGTAGATGTACATTCCTGAAGCGAAATTAGTTGCATCGAAATTGATGGTATATGAACCGGCTTCCTGTTTCTGGTTGACCAGTGTCATAACTTCTGTACCTGTAACATCAAATATCTTAAGAGTAACACCTGAAGTTTCAGGGATTCTGTAGGATATTGTTGTTGTCGGGTTGAAAGGATTCGGGAAGTTCTGTGACAGTTCAAATGTCATCGGTGTACCAACTTCAACTTCTACTGCATATGAATAACTGAAAGAACCGTCAAAATCGATCTGTTTCAGGCGATACTGATATTTACCGGTTTTCACACCTTTATCAGTATAAGCATATTCAGAGATTTTAGTGGTTGTTCCGTTACCTTTTACAAAAGCAACTTTTGACCATGAGCCTTCACCCGATT
The nucleotide sequence above comes from Ignavibacteria bacterium. Encoded proteins:
- a CDS encoding RNA polymerase sigma factor, whose product is MDSTLDFTICYNRYKKKLFNFVLRMTGDRMTSEDIVQTVFLRFFRNMGNIRNSSSVVFWLYKSARNEIYTHFRTKKRFSEKHVSDDVSELNLKSGGNAETEFIKNELREALMTQINLLPDDQKEVFLLKEYSDLSYEEIASICEIDTTLVKSRLYSARQKLIKKIQPDLN
- a CDS encoding AraC family transcriptional regulator; the encoded protein is MKLKYIIFLLVLITPLYSQTVSDADSLLRLVKETSDDKLLDKYEEQLIGLLYSSEFTAAESLSKKLVAEAQKTGNTRFEAKALVHSYRFNSFDVKIKMLNRAEMLARSIDDNPLLAHVYMFKAISFRDNSMADSAMAYALAAKDIYENEGKTSDLMANLQLIADMHYYSGELEEAEKLYNQIMEETPDIKGSFNYRIIQNNLGLVKMRQGKYREALQYFENSINQLKNIKAVYSDSAGLAYIYRKMTETSILMGDFASAEKFFETGTAFAERFKQESDLTGYYISKALILNHRNNYDSSLVYLKKAEELERKYPDLKFKIDLYRAFYETYSAQGNFKEANSYLLLYSKTNKTADSLYNRAKLMHLYAQHNYNSAIKQIEGFRREKMLYLSLIAVMLASIFVVLFYFRRLRESNKRLVEKNLQLAFADVPELLLREHTILENEPTDFGLEPDKRTKDVDESTIDKIVADLDMLITGEKVYLNPDLTVSDLAEKLNTNRTYLSKAIQKRFNKNYLDFINSYRIAEAIKILASDSGRNLSIDGIAGMSGFNNRVTFSKVFKDATGMSPSAFLKNM